A window of Asterias amurensis chromosome 10, ASM3211899v1 genomic DNA:
TTCAATTTAAAACTGTGAGTTGTGTATATACAAAATCATGGGATATTTTAAGACATACGACACAATACATAAGACAATTTTATTGaccaccttaaaggcactgtacacgtttggtaattactcaaaaataattgttatcagaacaattttacttggtaactagcaacggagagctgttgaaggtatacaacattgtgagaaaggactccctctgaagtaacattttttttgagagagaggtaatttctcacaggggggggggggttgcgctGCAAAAACGTTTGCTGAATAATTgcctgattgattgattgattgattgattgattgattgatcgattgattgaatatattgtttatttaatagatgttaaattttcatcggggataaagagtgTCAATTTTGGTTCTTACccatacaacgatgtgtgttagcactgtatactcggtacgtactttcccgagtcctgtgacgtactttcccgagtcctgtgaaaaaatatcacaggcatgttactcggtgggattcgaacccacgacccttattGTTTATTGTTACATGTAGGTTGCATGTTAatatcccgctctagtcaataattttcttcttcaaattatGAAATAATCGATAACACAAACTGTGATCTTTCAGTGCATCCATGAAGTTGGTTTCATAGTGTGTGCACAGATAGTTCGGCATATCATGAAGTAAAAATACAACACCGCATTTTGTATAAATCAATTCCATTACTATGGCAACGGCCATCTGTTGTACAAGTCCTCAAATTTTGTGTAATATTCTTGTTAATAGACGTGGCTCCGCTATctgaatttataaataattcaaaaacaaattcagcaTCCGGGTGGGgttaaatcaaaacaaacaaaatcgaGACAACAGGTGTTCAAATTCAGGGGTTTGAccgaaaacatttattttgatttttgttgtttaacCTAAAGCAATTTACAGATCATACTTCAGTGGATGTGATCTTAGTATcccgctcatttctgctaagcagaattatgTTTGCCCTATTAGTAGCTGTGTGAAATTGGGTTTTGCCCTCATAATGCGTAAGGGGGTACGTACAAGCGCAGTTGTTGTGCCCTAAAATTACTTGATTAACATGCTTCCTGGACCCTtaccctgccccccccccccccccaatttgaaAACTTGACAGTCGAGAGTAAAGGTTATACCGTAGTCAATTGTTACATTTTCTCGCTTTTGCCCTTTTTAGTACAGGCTCGTTCCTTCATCCCATCAAATGGAACGGGGGTGTCAgttcaaaacacaaaacaatgtcaaaaccatcataaaacaacaacaacaacaacaacaacaacacaaatctCTATACTTCACTGACTTTTTGATTGCGTCCCTTGCGGCCTGCTGTTCATTCCAAGTACAAGCGCCTCTCGCTACGCCACGCAAGCCCCGGCCTTTTCGGTGTGGACACGTCAGCATAAACACACAACAAAACCATAGTCACTATATCACAGTTACTCAACTACCACAGCTTCGACGAGCACCTAACCCTTCAATACCCGACCTCAGAACGGTGCAGTCATCTACGAGTcgaaagggtctgtatacatttTCTTATTTTGGAACCCTTTGAATATTATTCCAATCTGATacgaatctgagaagcgttactgtcagtaatgcttcccagattgtgtattttacattatatttttatcattGGCAGGGGTTTGGTTTTGCACATCtcaagatgacagtttttttttttttttttttttttttttttttgtataacctTGACAGACCCTGTCTAATGTGTAATTCATTGTGTTTATTATGTCCAAAGGttccaaaaataaaattaaagaaatgagttaaaggcagtggacaccattagtaattgtcaacgaccggtcttctcacttggtgtatctcaacatattatgcataaaatgacaaacctgtaaaaatttgaattcaattggttgtcgacgttgcgagataataatgaacgaaaaaaaacaaaacacccttgtcacacgaagttgtgtgctttcaaattatgcttgatttcgatacctcaatttctaaattaatttgaggtctcgaaaccaatgcttggcaaattacttctttctcgaaaactacttcatttctgagagagccatttctcacaatgttttatacaatcaacctatccccattactgttaccaggtaaggtttcatgctaataaatatttcgagtaattaccaatagtgtccactgcctttagcatTTTAAGTTGTATTCCTCATCCGTGGATACAACCGCTCGCCGCGCTTTTAGCCTTCTAGAAAAACTTTGGTTCGAAACATAAagccattatttttgttttgtatttgtaccgccaaaaatgtttccttttggttggtacgccctaagcagtttgaaacagctaattatattttctcaatcTTGTATGAATGTGttgataaatacaaaaaaaaaatcccatccGTGGAAATTAAATTTTGGATCGCATTTTTTAGATATCCGATTTGGAAACCTGGAGTGAATATTATTATCCACCCgctgcaagaaaaaaaaaatcacacagacaaacaaacattatTGTGTCCATAACCGTACTACTTTAAAGTTAAAAAGTTCTCAAAATGTACTATACTATCCAAATCTGCTGTGCCTTGCCACGTAAGTTTGTGTTGACATTCAtttaatacctcagacagtttcgctgttcctattgttggagagcgcgtcacgtgagtGTGTATTAACATCTGTTTATGACCAGtacaaaatgttgaaaaatgggcgtgacacgtgagCTTATACACTtccggaacagaaaaaaaaaattcaaaaatttacaaacaacttacagggtttacataaggtaatggtgaaatacatCTCTTAAAATagtagtccatgaaatgctttactttttgagaaaacattaaaacagctatcaattctcgatgtcgagattgacggatttattttaaaaactcaattttttttaagtaattaccaatagtgtattcTGCCTTTAACAATACTACTGGTTTGGTATTACTTAATAtgcgtttgtgtttgtttatgcCTTTTTTATTTACTGATACATTCTGATGAAGATATATTTTCCACAATGAGTGTAGTCTAGGCCTCAACGTCACATTGATGTAAATTGAGATGTTGCCGCAAACCAagtgtgacccgctctgtgaaaatgagtcacatgcaGGCAATTTaaagaattgagttatatgcatggctggaaagaccACAtaagcagcagtaatttggtatgtgtctaagctttgggcgtatcgcgttgctgagttgctgaaattagccactacaccattttttttttttttttgaaaaacgaattacaagtaaatttatattttaaactatcattGTGTGCGAAAGGAGATATAAAtcagacataagtatgatcacgaaattgttgtattcatagctttattgcctaaaagtaagtgttctaaaggttaatcATGCAACTAAAGGTTTTTTACCTTTTCCACAATAAACTGcccataacttaatattgcattgggcgacatgtgactcattttcacagagtgggtcacaaattATATAATACATAACTGGTTCCTAtcaatgcaatgcctcaaatcacattatatatattatttgtctttttatttgaaGACCATCTCTTCAAGAATGAAAGTGTTTTTCGCCTTAACGATCTGGCTTCTTGTGGGAAGTGTGAATGCCAGCCACAGTGTTTCGGTTTCAGCCGAAGTTTGTGAGGTAAGACtccatttttattttcacaattacaaatagtgtccactgcctttaagcagagtgtgggttcgaatcccggtcgtgacacttgtgtcaagTGCTTTTCTCCACCcaagggtaaatgggtacctgtgaggacagagatggttcttgtgattaattTGGCTGTAGTGCGCTACATTATTTGGCAGCCCAGGCTGTATaacaagggagctgagatggccAGTAGGAATAAAATGGCCCAGTGAGCAGGGTAcgatgttggaagcgctttggaACATGGTgtgtaaagcgctatataaaaacataatataggttttctcggtcaaagtcggcaaatgagcagccactTTCAATTtaatgcgttcgaattaaagctgttttgcctctccaactgttactgcgtttcaaattcagaattcggccattcaagtCCGTTTTGAGTCAAATCAAATTCATTATAGctctctgttcaatttagcgtatcgccattctttttcgtgacaaacacgcctcaagaagcatCTGCGAATTTGagtgctgctttgatgaattgctaaattgaattattattttgtttaaatcgaatgacgcaacattacatttgactaaccATAAAGCGAATTCGAATGACcctttcagtagcattcgatttcgacggaaatagaataggctggtggttaaattggctggtTATTTGCCGGAATTGACAGAGAAAACCCATAttagtaataattattaatagtgaTTTTAATCACAGCGGCTACAGGATAATCTCAGTGTTTTAACTATTACTCTTTTGTGGCCAAACATACATCGTAGAAACTGATTTATAACCATTTTAcacttaaaatttgcatttgatactcaatatttcaagggaaaaaaatgcacctctccgcgcggctttttcagccgagagacaaaaacggcttatctattatatgACCCATTGACGTCAGTGGCGATTTTTCCCTAATTgagtttgaacacagttctccagctttggcaaactgaggacGCTATTTTCCtgcaccaaatagccgccaatgacatcacgattcctttgtcgcgcgggtttgtttgacctcacgtttttttcagaattttatCTTGGAGTGTTTCGGGgggaatttgtatttttttttaccatgttttaaatcGAGGTACGATACTCGTGCGTGGACTGcgtttattacaaaaatgtaacaacTATATATTTGTGAGGATTTCGAGCTGCTGTTTAATCAAGCAACATCCTCCATTTAAACAGCAAGAGTTGTGTGAATGCAACCCGCCAAGGGACGTCACCGCGGAAAACCTCAAGTTCAATGCCGAGAGAGAGTGTTTCTGCGCATGCGGTGGTGAGGTTGATGGAGAATGCCTGGTAGACCAGGATTGTATACACGGCCTCCATTGCGCAGCCGGAGATAGCTTGACCGGCAAGGGAAAATGTAAAGGTACGAGGTTGAAGTGTTGCTACCTACATCCCTTTCTGACATCCCTTTCCTTAATAAGGAATATTCGATAGTTTCCAACGTAGGTCTTTGGACCAATCAAAGTTTGTAAGCTGTCCATGGTATTAAGATGTGTTAAATACACAAAACACTacaggtaattgtcaaagaccagtattctcacttattTCAACAtactttatgcataaaataacaaacctgtgaaaatttgagctcgattggtcgtcggagttgcgagataactaggaaaggaaaaacaccctcgtcacacgtagttgtgtgctttcagatgcttggtttcgagacctcaatattCTAAATCTAaagtatcgaaatcaaattcgtggtaaattaaCTCTGTCTCGAAATAAACCTACGTCACCTCAGAGAGAGCCGTggttctcacaaggttttatactatcaacctctccccattactcgttaccaagtgaggttttatactgataattattttgagtaattaccaatagtgtccgctgccttaaAGGaaagatacacgtttggtaattactcaaaacaaatataaacttaaaataacttacttggtaacgagcattggagagctgttgataatataaaacattgggggaaatgactccctctgaagtaacgtagtttttgagaaagaggtaatttcccactaaaataataaaagacttctagctagaagtatttttattaagcacacaaattcgtccaacaagggtgttattcctttaataattttcttgcaactgtgcatgaccaaatgagcccaaattttcacaggcttgttattttatggttatgatgggatacaccaagtgagaagactggtctttgacaattattaccaaacgtgtaccctccctttaaagccattatacactttcggtaaacagtattgtccaagtcccacacttcgtgtatcacaacttatatataaaataacaaacctgtgaaaatttaggctcaatcggtcatcggaatcgggagaaaataacgggaaaacccactcctgttttcgcgcgtttcgccgtgtcatgatatgtgtttattagatccgtaattctcgctatcgagaatttatattgattaattgttttctcaaaaagtaaagcatttcatggaacaatatttcaagataagtctttcaccattaccttctgtaaaccctgtaaattatttgtaaatctgtgaacttttttttttcctgtaccgaaagtgtataatggttttaaaggcagtggacactatttgttattactcaaaataattattcgcataaaacctttcttggtgacaagtaatggcgagaggttggtggcataaaacattgtgagaaaccactcctctgaagtgccatagttttggagaaagaagtaattatccacgaatttgatttcgagacctcaagtttggaacttgaggtctcgaaatcaacctctcgaaatctaaacgcacacaacttcgtgtgacaagggtgttttcttctttcattactatctcgcaactttgatgaccgatggagctcaaattttcacaggtttgttattttatgcatatgttgagatacaccaactgtgaaggctagtctttgacaattactaatagtgtccactgcctttaaatacattaTTTAACCTCATTATGTTGACCACAGATGCATGCAAGAAGCCGGGGCTTGGTTGTGATATCTTCGACTACTGCCAAGTCAAAAGTGATGGTGAGCCGGAATGCAAATGTAACATCCGGGCATGCAGTGACATACTGATCGGCTCTGGGGTGTGCACCATCGACCCGCAGGAGAATAATGCCAAACAAACCTTCAACAACGAGTGAGTAGGTTTTTGTTATGAGTAGAAGTCTTGGTGCGAGACGTTATTACAAATGTCACTAACTTAAATCACGCACAAACAGAAGTAGCCTGGTGCCAAATTTGTATCCGTGAATAAAGGCAGGTATTGGGTTTACAGACACagcgatttcattggatacaagtGATTTTATTTGGGATAAACAATCATCAACAACGAGTGAGTCAGGTTACTTTTCTCAGTAGTAATCTTGGTACGAGACGTAATTACAAATGCAAGTAATTTAAATCATGCACAAACAGAAGTAGTCTGGTCCACAGTTTTTATTCGTGTATAAAAAGTTATTGTGTTCAGCCGTGTCATTGGATACaattatttcattggataaacgctggtcgaccattggttgactactgtggtcgaccagtACACCAGGACtatgagtgcgttttggcgaccccaaccaaaaactgtttctgacgtcataaccaaaacggtaaccgagctcacaactcggttatcgttcagtctgaacagcagaaccaacgaccaacaaccgaaacagtttttggttggggtcgccaaaacgcactcaagGTTTCTTTCTGTTTAATGCTCCCAAAAGCATTTGCCCTCTTTATAACTTTGTTCATTTACGGCTCTTGGGTTGTGCTCAATGAGCATGGCCcaagttcatggctctgcttacaccgaattctgcgcttacgctCACGATTCCCCGcctacgtgcaagcgccaattTTCTGCGCTATCCTTGTAAGCATtataatgcctagtaacgtggagtacgcacgcgcagaagccaaaatgtGCCgccaacccgtgaaatacgcttaccgTATAATTACCTGCTTCCGTATAAGCAccgattatgtgcttacggtagcagagccatgaagtttgACCGGGTTTTGTTTGGTCGCGCGGTTGCTGGACGTCATTATCGGAAATATGTAGTACACCATCTAacttctattttttgtttttcttcagctgTCTGTTTGTGAATGAGCAGTGCAAGCGTCGACAAGAAGGAAAGAACAAACTTGAGAGACGTCCAATTCTGACATGCGCAGGTAAAGTTGGCATGACGTAATCacagatctgggcccaatttcataaagcctgttagcacaCGAATTTGCTTAGTTCGACaattcttccttggtaaaaacttAATTACAAAGCAAATttccgtttgttgcatattgcttgaactggtattcagctgttgtttgctaaatcTTGAATATCACTTGGAAATTTggtcggtaatcctgtttttaccaaggaagaatttcatgctgagcaaattttgtgtgcttacaggctttatgaaattggaccaagaATTCagtgtaaacatttattttgcaaCGTCACAAACTATGGAaagcaatgaaaaaaaaataataataatgaaaatcgCTACTGTTGGTAACAACGTTACAATTATTCCAAAATTGTGTTggtttctgaaagtttgtatatactcagtacattgtttggtagatacgtgctccatataagacttcgatattattaacgcaacaattttgtttaatataatgcaattttcacaaattattttacaGTTGAGATTGAGCCGAATCTGGGCGGTGGTGGGCTCCATGGATGGAGGATGTCTGGGATCTAAGTCTTCATCGACTGCTCTCTGAGTATCCAAGAAAGAAGTCAACttatatttattaaaatatCTATACGTCTTTAGGTTTGGggtatatttaaaggcagtggacactgttggtaattactcaaaataattattagcataacaaaaaacaaccaatggtgagctgttgatggtacaaaacatatctttaactcgttaccaagtaatttgttatgctaataagtattttgagtaggCCTAGGATGTAATTATAAAAAGAGCCAAGTAAACTGACCAGAGTAGCTGAGAATCTTTGACAGCAGTAATTGCTAATAATGATTCTGTTTTTGCCAATAAATAAGGTGACAGCCTAATTCAACGGAAGAACACATAAAATCGTATATTTactggagattgcactgtctaattcttatcaacttttgatatgatgaataGCGGCACATCtcaatgtcaactttcccatacgACTagagtgcagtatcttgcctgccagaatacccaaagtatgtacaaggtcacacttattttaaacaaagttcacatggtctataggctttttttgttatttttgtttcaaataaaatttgattaatcattatattaatttttgtgttcttaatgataaaaataaaactcttTGGTTATCAGTGTTAAATAgagcaacctcgttcccaggggtccCAAAATCAAATGCATGCCCAATTTGAATTAAATAGCGCACCACATGGTACGAAGGACATTCAACTTAACACATTATACCCGTGAACAGGGTTCATAATCCAATAGCGCCACTTATCGTTGAGCAAATTGTCATGGCAAC
This region includes:
- the LOC139942902 gene encoding uncharacterized protein encodes the protein MKVFFALTIWLLVGSVNASHSVSVSAEVCEQELCECNPPRDVTAENLKFNAERECFCACGGEVDGECLVDQDCIHGLHCAAGDSLTGKGKCKDACKKPGLGCDIFDYCQVKSDGEPECKCNIRACSDILIGSGVCTIDPQENNAKQTFNNDCLFVNEQCKRRQEGKNKLERRPILTCAVEIEPNLGGGGLHGWRMSGI